A single genomic interval of Candidatus Eisenbacteria bacterium harbors:
- a CDS encoding TonB family protein, giving the protein MKKGFVISLSVHLGLLAVIFGPLTGRATILSPGTIYEVSLVSLPAGFPGPQDPPAGSNEPPDATLATPEPGEVTKEALKLPAEKKSLEKKAIAEKKKEAPDTKSASSHSANAERKSPDASKSGLHSLVKGGVGPGGGSGAGGYYSQLQLDIENFEFSYYLVAVRNKVSSSWNPPAGLSTAASAVRTVVFFRIERNGRIADLKIETPSGIPFFDQSALRAVLRSEPFPSLPRGFADSSLGVHFGFEYVQ; this is encoded by the coding sequence ATGAAAAAAGGTTTTGTCATTTCCCTCTCAGTACATCTGGGTTTGCTGGCGGTCATCTTCGGCCCTCTGACCGGAAGAGCGACGATTCTCTCTCCGGGAACGATCTACGAGGTAAGTCTCGTGTCCCTGCCGGCCGGGTTTCCGGGTCCGCAAGACCCTCCGGCAGGCAGTAATGAGCCGCCCGACGCGACGCTGGCGACCCCCGAACCCGGTGAGGTCACGAAGGAAGCGCTGAAGCTTCCCGCCGAGAAGAAATCTCTGGAAAAGAAGGCGATCGCGGAAAAGAAGAAAGAGGCGCCGGACACGAAGAGCGCTTCATCACATTCTGCCAACGCCGAGAGGAAATCGCCGGACGCATCGAAGTCAGGCCTTCATTCTCTTGTCAAAGGAGGAGTCGGTCCCGGAGGAGGTTCAGGCGCAGGTGGGTACTACTCGCAACTGCAACTGGACATAGAGAACTTCGAATTCAGTTACTACCTCGTGGCAGTCAGAAACAAGGTGAGCTCCAGCTGGAACCCGCCTGCCGGGCTCAGTACAGCGGCCAGCGCGGTTAGAACGGTCGTATTCTTCAGAATCGAGCGGAACGGCAGGATCGCCGACCTCAAGATAGAGACGCCCTCTGGCATTCCGTTCTTCGACCAGTCGGCACTGAGGGCCGTCCTGAGATCTGAGCCTTTTCCCTCTCTACCCAGAGGATTTGCCGACAGCTCGCTCGGCGTTCATTTTGGATTCGAATATGTTCAATAG
- a CDS encoding biopolymer transporter ExbD, which produces MNLERRNLSDINVTPFVDVVLVLLVIFMLTAPFIQGAVDVDLPRADAKQVDLKEGLIISVSRDKHIYLDKEIVQLSELEYKLSIFKDAFPGRPVFLRADKDVPYGFVVKVVSILKKVGIENLGLVAEFTEGAAQ; this is translated from the coding sequence ATGAATCTGGAGAGGAGAAACCTGTCTGACATAAATGTGACCCCATTTGTCGACGTGGTGCTCGTCCTACTGGTCATATTCATGCTCACGGCGCCTTTTATTCAGGGAGCCGTGGACGTGGATTTGCCGCGCGCCGATGCAAAGCAAGTGGACCTCAAGGAAGGGTTGATAATCTCGGTTTCAAGAGACAAGCACATCTACCTCGACAAGGAGATCGTTCAGTTGAGCGAACTCGAGTACAAGTTGAGTATCTTCAAAGACGCCTTTCCGGGTAGACCGGTCTTCTTGAGGGCCGACAAAGACGTGCCGTACGGTTTTGTCGTGAAAGTGGTCTCGATTCTGAAGAAGGTCGGCATAGAGAACCTCGGGCTCGTTGCAGAATTCACGGAAGGCGCAGCGCAATGA
- a CDS encoding MotA/TolQ/ExbB proton channel family protein, translating to MHSIWLHSLALGQGSIYRLIADASSFAKLILVVLLVFSVISWAVIIEKIRFFRAADRHSDLLKRRFHEGARLEELSAISRQKPSSPYANLITEAEPEMAPRGGGSVAASREAATPANEGIVRVRSAMNRAASTQVSKMESYLTFLATTGSVTPFIGLLGTVWGVMSAFLSMGLRGSATLAVVAPGIAEALIATVAGLAAAIPAVVAYNFFLGRVRSAENDLTKFISEFCDRLSGGML from the coding sequence ATGCATTCAATCTGGCTACATTCGCTCGCCCTGGGTCAAGGAAGCATCTACAGGCTGATCGCTGATGCAAGTTCATTTGCGAAGTTGATCTTGGTCGTGCTCCTGGTGTTTTCGGTGATCTCCTGGGCCGTAATCATTGAGAAGATACGCTTCTTCAGAGCCGCGGATAGACATTCGGATTTGCTGAAGAGAAGATTCCATGAGGGAGCAAGACTGGAGGAGCTTTCTGCAATCTCGAGACAGAAGCCCTCGAGCCCCTACGCCAACCTGATCACGGAGGCCGAGCCCGAGATGGCGCCGCGCGGGGGCGGCAGCGTCGCCGCCTCGAGAGAGGCTGCGACTCCTGCGAACGAGGGAATTGTCAGGGTGCGATCGGCAATGAATAGGGCCGCGAGCACCCAGGTCTCAAAGATGGAATCATACCTGACCTTTCTTGCGACCACCGGCAGTGTGACACCCTTCATCGGACTTCTCGGCACGGTCTGGGGCGTGATGAGCGCCTTTCTCAGCATGGGTCTGCGGGGATCCGCAACCCTTGCCGTGGTTGCCCCGGGCATAGCCGAAGCCTTGATTGCGACAGTTGCAGGGCTTGCGGCTGCCATTCCCGCGGTTGTCGCTTACAATTTCTTCCTGGGCAGAGTGAGGAGTGCAGAGAACGATTTGACTAAGTTCATCTCAGAATTCTGTGACAGACTGAGCGGAGGTATGCTGTGA
- a CDS encoding HU family DNA-binding protein translates to MNKAELISTVAKAAKLTKKDAMMAVEATLDAIKKNTKKGVQLVGFGSFQVAKRKGRIGRNPRTGEEIKIPPSKTVRFRPGSAYKEQL, encoded by the coding sequence ATGAACAAGGCCGAACTGATAAGCACTGTTGCGAAGGCAGCGAAGCTCACCAAGAAGGACGCCATGATGGCCGTGGAGGCAACCCTCGATGCCATTAAGAAGAACACCAAGAAGGGTGTCCAGCTAGTAGGCTTCGGTAGTTTTCAAGTGGCAAAGAGGAAGGGCAGAATAGGGCGCAATCCGCGCACTGGTGAGGAGATCAAGATCCCGCCTTCCAAGACGGTTCGTTTCAGACCAGGCAGTGCCTACAAGGAGCAACTGTAG
- a CDS encoding sigma 54-interacting transcriptional regulator → MERRRQGPHFVRPSASDCSNPFMGAIPNRYTVVESISYGGMAIVFKVTDEEEGRIRALKLLPLTGCSPTAVELFRLEFARVSSLEHPHIVKVYDFGSAGDEALYFVMEYLEGLHFDEALRDRPFDTVIKLSIQICDALSYIHSRGIVHGDIKPANVLVVRGEGGNGSPEKAGDVPENGGLTVKLTDFGLSRAMSQAGIAGGTHAYVAPEVIRGLPVDARADLYSFGAMLYELVAGARLFSETSEEALLRAHVLKRPISPREINPSLPTELTNVILKLLEKDPERRYQSARELSRVLTHVAGLEAETEILSPQPVALLSPEIVGRKEEISLLRESLASCRADGKGGFFLVTGEAGIGKTRLLDWLRLAASMDDLRVALMRSDESFASSGRVRLRWSGKAIGAGPCAHCEVPEVAESNRPADGGSGRGLAEFSGADPLFKSIFPGTTDKLEPSVVLIDDAHLGGPELLSSLIANVPFTCAMPLLFFCSCEVEAFEKGTAAERLYSELESHAGVRKLALRRLSMEEVFQLASSMLAVEPLDEMRPLAEWLFLRSQGIPMLVEELLTELASRGCIKRVGERITWDLSGEASIVSVLGAPDLLERRLGALSPDESMLLKAGSISGNAFRTEALGFVLSKPPAEIARLISGLRDKGIIESGEPGYYVFSHPVARRTVFQGIDAGVKRELHAKMALWLEKNEPETGLAELALHLEESGRNEDALACRMRCFELAVGESSYLDALQHGRVAISLARAAGQKDLLTRALGLTADSAERAGSHAEALRLWEERLSLIPGESRGERLQTTLRIAKLKLKFSRYDEAEERLLEAMKLASAGGFEKDRAEILADMSWVYFRTSRDDEALKCLEEAARLASESGMEALLARIENRSGVVLSKLGRLEESERRHREAVRLGRLSGGADVVAPCLNNLGLILLKRGRFEEAESAISEACDKAQEAGELIVLSACHNNLGLVRKELLELDGALESHLRSMELRKRCGDLVGSGRTSANVAVIYRLKGEIPLARRFYAEAYRIAEQFDLKHERAVAAGNLAEVEGLTGSLDEAERLYLEAMEIHRESGDRDGVSTCAAGLGHAFLRNGDSLGALQWVRKAIEASSTGSQEKVVAEQVLVETLCSLGEIEEAGKELGRLSLHTDEETRSVGLGILRRMEGLILEKSGNLKEAIEKYRSSCSVLSQEGDSLERARSLLSLGEALLAYRRETASGESSQSKKELLAEALSALEEADRIFERMQAGPERARAMSALLNAYREASSLPGATAQKEETDTLFKTAELINSTLPSSVVLEKIMDLALEKTGGERGLIVLTNTESGEIEKVLSRSLEDQTEIDALEISRTVVKRVTRGGQALATPDASVDPELKDIKSVAQLEIRSILCVPLRARNKVIGAVYLDNRSVPAAFGSAHQNFMEGFANLAGMAIQNSMLREELEGMNQSLNRENLELRKQVASHYKFDQIVGESPQMKKVFGAIEKVASSGATIMITGASGTGKELVARAIHFNSPRKDKPFIPVNCASIPRELIEGELFGIEDRVATGVSKRIGVFEQANGGSIFLDEIGDMSLDLQARLLRVLQEREFTRVGGRRSIKVDVRVICATNKNLSDEMARGNFRDDLYYRISGIPINIPPLKERKGDIPHLVAFFLKKYSALHTRSIPPKIGEEIMRALMEGEWEGNVRELENCIERFVVMCAPGEEVRFGLLPQELKTKALSLSPASTSGTTGKRKLKEEVAQVEKQRLMEALIRNNGNRSKVGREIGISEQSVRYKIRKHHINVRQLCRGTLT, encoded by the coding sequence GTGGAAAGGCGGCGTCAGGGTCCTCACTTTGTGAGGCCGAGTGCCTCAGATTGCTCGAACCCTTTCATGGGAGCGATTCCAAATCGGTACACGGTGGTCGAGTCTATCTCCTACGGGGGAATGGCCATTGTATTCAAGGTCACCGATGAGGAAGAGGGCCGAATACGGGCTCTCAAGCTTCTCCCCCTGACTGGTTGTAGTCCCACCGCGGTAGAGCTCTTCAGGTTGGAGTTTGCTCGCGTATCCTCACTAGAACACCCTCACATAGTGAAAGTTTATGATTTTGGATCGGCCGGTGACGAGGCGCTTTACTTCGTCATGGAGTACCTTGAGGGTCTCCATTTCGATGAGGCTCTGAGAGACCGGCCCTTCGATACGGTCATCAAGCTCTCAATACAAATATGTGATGCACTCTCCTACATCCATTCGAGAGGGATCGTGCATGGTGACATAAAGCCGGCCAACGTGCTGGTGGTAAGGGGCGAAGGCGGAAACGGGTCTCCGGAGAAAGCGGGTGACGTTCCGGAGAACGGAGGATTGACCGTCAAACTTACAGATTTCGGTCTTTCTCGCGCCATGAGCCAGGCGGGCATCGCAGGAGGAACGCACGCCTACGTCGCACCCGAAGTAATAAGAGGTCTACCCGTGGACGCACGCGCCGATCTCTACTCTTTCGGCGCGATGCTGTACGAGCTGGTGGCGGGAGCGAGGCTTTTCAGCGAGACCTCCGAGGAAGCCCTCTTGAGAGCGCATGTGCTCAAGAGACCGATATCGCCCAGGGAAATCAACCCATCCCTTCCTACCGAACTCACGAACGTGATTCTCAAACTGCTCGAGAAGGACCCGGAGCGGAGATATCAGTCCGCGCGCGAGCTCTCGCGGGTCCTGACGCACGTTGCGGGGCTTGAAGCCGAGACTGAGATTCTCTCTCCTCAGCCCGTGGCATTGCTGTCGCCGGAGATTGTCGGCCGAAAAGAGGAGATTTCTCTATTGAGAGAGAGCCTGGCGTCGTGCAGAGCGGACGGGAAAGGTGGTTTCTTCTTGGTGACGGGGGAGGCGGGGATTGGCAAGACTCGACTCTTGGATTGGCTCAGACTCGCGGCTTCCATGGACGATCTGCGGGTGGCACTCATGAGATCGGACGAGTCTTTTGCCTCCTCCGGCCGAGTTCGCTTGAGATGGAGCGGCAAGGCAATTGGAGCCGGGCCGTGCGCGCATTGTGAGGTGCCGGAAGTGGCGGAGTCTAACAGACCGGCTGACGGTGGTTCGGGAAGAGGGCTCGCGGAATTCTCGGGTGCGGATCCACTGTTCAAGAGTATTTTCCCCGGAACCACGGACAAGCTGGAACCTAGCGTCGTTCTCATAGACGATGCCCACTTGGGAGGACCCGAGCTCTTGAGTAGCCTCATAGCCAACGTTCCCTTCACGTGTGCCATGCCCCTTCTGTTTTTTTGCAGTTGTGAGGTCGAGGCCTTTGAAAAGGGCACCGCCGCGGAGAGACTCTACTCGGAGCTGGAGTCGCACGCGGGGGTTCGGAAACTCGCGCTTCGCAGGCTTTCGATGGAAGAGGTCTTCCAACTTGCCTCGTCCATGCTGGCGGTCGAACCTCTTGATGAGATGAGACCGCTGGCCGAGTGGCTTTTCTTGCGGTCTCAGGGTATTCCCATGCTGGTCGAAGAGCTCTTGACCGAGCTTGCGTCGCGGGGCTGCATCAAGAGAGTCGGAGAAAGAATAACGTGGGACCTATCCGGTGAGGCTTCGATTGTCTCTGTCCTGGGTGCCCCTGATCTGCTGGAGAGGAGGCTTGGGGCACTGAGCCCGGACGAGTCCATGCTGCTCAAGGCGGGCTCGATTTCAGGAAACGCCTTCCGCACAGAGGCCCTGGGCTTCGTTCTCTCTAAGCCGCCCGCCGAAATCGCGCGACTCATCAGCGGTCTGAGAGACAAGGGCATCATCGAATCCGGTGAACCGGGTTACTACGTTTTTTCCCACCCTGTCGCGAGGCGCACGGTGTTCCAAGGAATAGACGCGGGAGTCAAGCGCGAACTCCACGCGAAGATGGCTCTGTGGTTGGAGAAGAATGAGCCGGAGACCGGGTTGGCGGAACTTGCCTTGCATTTGGAGGAATCTGGCCGGAACGAAGACGCGCTGGCGTGCCGGATGAGATGCTTCGAACTCGCGGTGGGGGAAAGCTCCTACCTGGACGCCCTTCAGCACGGTAGGGTTGCGATCTCGCTCGCGAGGGCAGCCGGGCAGAAGGACTTACTCACGCGCGCACTGGGGTTGACCGCAGACTCGGCGGAACGAGCCGGCAGTCACGCGGAGGCGCTCCGGCTTTGGGAAGAGCGCCTGAGTCTCATTCCTGGAGAGAGCAGAGGCGAACGGTTGCAGACAACCCTCAGAATCGCCAAACTCAAGCTCAAGTTCTCGCGGTACGATGAGGCGGAGGAGAGACTCCTTGAGGCCATGAAGCTGGCTTCGGCTGGAGGGTTTGAAAAAGACAGAGCAGAAATCCTTGCGGACATGAGCTGGGTGTATTTCAGAACATCCAGGGACGACGAAGCGCTGAAGTGCCTGGAAGAAGCTGCAAGATTGGCTTCCGAGAGCGGAATGGAGGCGTTACTGGCCCGCATCGAGAACCGCTCGGGAGTGGTGCTCTCCAAGCTCGGGCGTCTCGAAGAGTCCGAACGGCGCCACAGGGAGGCCGTGCGCCTGGGACGGCTGAGCGGTGGAGCGGACGTAGTGGCACCCTGTCTCAATAATCTGGGATTGATCCTCCTGAAGAGAGGTCGCTTTGAAGAAGCGGAATCAGCCATTTCTGAGGCCTGCGATAAGGCTCAAGAAGCCGGCGAACTGATAGTCCTGAGCGCCTGTCACAATAACTTGGGACTTGTGCGCAAGGAACTCCTCGAGCTTGACGGGGCTCTCGAGAGCCACCTGAGGAGCATGGAGCTGCGCAAGAGATGTGGAGACCTGGTGGGGAGCGGCAGAACATCGGCGAATGTCGCGGTCATTTACAGACTCAAAGGAGAGATACCGCTCGCCAGGCGATTCTACGCAGAGGCTTACAGAATCGCAGAACAGTTTGACCTCAAGCATGAAAGAGCCGTTGCTGCAGGAAACCTTGCAGAAGTCGAAGGCCTGACGGGCAGCCTGGATGAGGCCGAGAGACTTTACCTGGAGGCCATGGAGATCCACAGGGAAAGCGGTGACAGGGACGGCGTTTCCACTTGCGCGGCAGGACTTGGTCATGCTTTCTTGAGAAACGGAGACTCCCTCGGGGCCCTGCAATGGGTCAGAAAGGCGATCGAGGCTTCCTCGACCGGATCTCAGGAGAAAGTAGTCGCAGAGCAAGTGCTCGTTGAGACTTTGTGTTCGCTAGGAGAGATCGAAGAGGCCGGGAAGGAGCTGGGGCGTCTGTCGCTACACACGGACGAAGAGACTCGCAGCGTGGGACTTGGGATTCTGAGGAGAATGGAGGGACTGATTCTGGAAAAGAGCGGGAATCTTAAAGAGGCGATCGAGAAATACCGGTCCTCATGCTCTGTATTGAGTCAGGAAGGGGATTCGCTGGAGAGAGCGCGAAGCCTTCTCTCCTTGGGCGAAGCACTCCTTGCCTATCGCAGAGAGACGGCGTCAGGCGAATCCTCGCAGAGCAAGAAGGAGCTTCTGGCCGAGGCCTTGTCTGCCTTGGAGGAGGCTGATCGGATCTTCGAGAGAATGCAGGCCGGCCCGGAGAGAGCCAGGGCGATGTCGGCCCTACTGAATGCCTACAGGGAAGCTTCGTCGCTACCGGGGGCCACGGCGCAGAAGGAGGAAACCGACACTTTGTTCAAGACCGCAGAGCTCATCAACTCGACGCTGCCGTCCTCGGTGGTGCTTGAGAAGATAATGGACCTGGCCCTGGAGAAGACCGGTGGCGAGAGGGGTCTCATTGTCTTGACGAACACAGAGTCAGGAGAGATTGAGAAGGTTCTGAGTCGCTCACTGGAGGATCAAACGGAAATAGACGCGCTTGAAATAAGCCGCACGGTCGTTAAGCGCGTGACACGAGGGGGTCAGGCCTTGGCGACGCCCGACGCCTCAGTAGATCCTGAGCTCAAAGACATCAAGAGTGTTGCTCAGCTTGAGATTCGCTCCATCCTGTGCGTGCCTCTCAGGGCGAGAAACAAAGTCATCGGCGCCGTCTATCTTGACAACCGGAGTGTTCCGGCGGCCTTCGGGTCGGCTCACCAGAATTTCATGGAGGGTTTTGCGAATCTCGCAGGCATGGCCATCCAGAACAGCATGCTGCGCGAGGAACTGGAGGGAATGAATCAGTCTCTCAACCGTGAGAATCTGGAACTCAGAAAGCAGGTCGCCTCTCACTACAAGTTTGACCAGATCGTCGGCGAGAGCCCGCAGATGAAGAAGGTGTTCGGCGCCATCGAGAAGGTGGCGAGCAGCGGCGCAACGATCATGATCACCGGCGCGAGCGGCACCGGGAAGGAACTCGTGGCGCGTGCCATACACTTCAACAGTCCAAGAAAAGACAAACCCTTCATTCCGGTCAACTGTGCGTCCATTCCGAGAGAATTGATTGAAGGCGAACTGTTCGGCATAGAAGATCGCGTCGCCACGGGTGTGTCAAAGAGGATCGGGGTTTTCGAGCAAGCAAACGGAGGTAGCATATTCCTGGACGAAATAGGCGACATGAGTCTTGACCTTCAGGCCAGACTCCTGCGAGTGCTTCAGGAAAGAGAATTCACGAGGGTGGGTGGGAGACGGAGCATCAAGGTGGACGTGCGAGTAATCTGCGCCACAAACAAGAATCTGTCTGACGAGATGGCCCGGGGTAACTTCAGAGACGACCTGTATTACAGGATTTCCGGCATTCCCATCAACATCCCTCCCCTGAAAGAGAGAAAGGGCGACATACCCCATCTGGTAGCGTTCTTCCTCAAGAAGTACAGTGCCCTCCACACGAGAAGCATCCCGCCCAAGATAGGCGAGGAGATCATGAGAGCACTCATGGAGGGCGAGTGGGAAGGTAACGTTAGAGAACTGGAGAACTGCATCGAGAGGTTTGTAGTCATGTGCGCGCCCGGAGAGGAAGTGCGCTTCGGTCTCCTTCCGCAGGAGTTGAAGACGAAGGCCTTATCCTTGAGCCCGGCGTCCACCTCTGGCACGACAGGCAAGAGGAAGCTGAAAGAAGAGGTCGCCCAGGTGGAGAAACAGAGACTCATGGAGGCCCTGATCCGCAACAACGGGAACAGAAGCAAGGTTGGCAGAGAGATCGGAATCTCCGAGCAGAGCGTCAGATACAAGATACGAAAGCACCACATCAACGTTCGCCAACTGTGTCGAGGCACTCTAACTTGA
- a CDS encoding sigma 54-interacting transcriptional regulator — translation MAMWNDGKSRNATHETLRKVLERDSNFLPNVLVIGSDGARRKWVARMFHAASFQNKGAFTVLRCKNGSQGPKSEFLNLFFALTRDGECPCSRTSTLLWGRTLFIDEVEQMDSQGQRLCLEFLKQLQRFKNERPGEVGLRVIAGVSKDLSDSVTQGSFLPGLLDLLDKVRIELDPAGKKKIETTFPKRACAGVEA, via the coding sequence ATGGCGATGTGGAACGATGGAAAGTCGCGGAACGCCACTCATGAGACCCTGAGAAAGGTCCTTGAGCGGGACAGCAATTTCCTTCCCAACGTTCTTGTGATAGGCAGTGATGGGGCACGCAGAAAGTGGGTTGCACGCATGTTCCACGCGGCCAGCTTCCAGAACAAAGGCGCATTCACCGTGCTCAGATGCAAGAACGGATCGCAGGGACCAAAGAGTGAGTTCTTGAATCTGTTCTTTGCCCTGACGAGAGACGGGGAGTGTCCGTGTTCGCGGACCTCCACGTTGCTCTGGGGTAGAACACTTTTCATCGATGAGGTCGAGCAGATGGACTCACAGGGCCAGAGGCTATGCCTCGAATTCCTGAAGCAATTGCAGAGATTCAAGAATGAGAGGCCTGGCGAAGTGGGATTGAGGGTGATCGCGGGAGTGAGCAAGGATCTCTCTGACTCAGTGACCCAAGGCAGCTTTCTTCCCGGCCTCCTGGACTTGCTCGACAAGGTGCGGATAGAGCTTGACCCGGCGGGCAAGAAGAAGATCGAAACAACATTCCCCAAGCGCGCGTGCGCGGGCGTTGAGGCTTAG
- a CDS encoding O-antigen ligase family protein, translating into MKLDSILLRKLLSFFILVFIGACPFSIALSQFGLFLALALWVCIMLLEKKSSVPRTPLDLYFLAFVLVGINSAIFSGERGMVVIFVKRLLLIPIVYLILGSVTSKRFLAVLLGTLAGVMAILSLIGIRKYLVGVQGLEGRLELFHHYMTSGGILMMLSLIAFSFAILGTPLKWRAAALASGVLMLFPLVFTFTRSSWLGFLAGFLIIAIAHSKKALLGVGMIIVLFWLTASPSLKDRASSIFNPYHRHNVERVCMWKAGIQIIKDHPLGGVGDVDLGEWYERYKPPEAKQRAGHLHDNLIMFGVTLGVPGLVFFVVLSLKLLIMEWKILRSIPKEEWLLKSTVLGALASYVGFQINGLFEWNFGDAEIAMLLWLTVGLALSAQKMARLAVLSGAGLPSGRRP; encoded by the coding sequence ATGAAGTTGGATTCTATTCTTCTAAGAAAACTCCTGAGCTTCTTCATACTTGTCTTCATCGGGGCGTGTCCCTTTTCCATCGCCCTTTCTCAGTTCGGTCTGTTTCTGGCGCTCGCTCTTTGGGTTTGCATCATGTTGTTGGAGAAGAAATCCTCGGTTCCGCGCACTCCCCTCGATCTGTATTTCCTGGCGTTCGTGCTGGTGGGTATTAACTCGGCCATTTTCTCCGGTGAGAGGGGAATGGTGGTGATCTTCGTCAAGCGACTCTTGCTCATCCCCATCGTCTACTTGATCCTGGGAAGTGTGACAAGCAAACGATTCCTGGCTGTGTTACTCGGCACCCTCGCCGGGGTCATGGCCATCCTGTCTCTGATAGGCATCCGAAAGTATCTCGTCGGGGTCCAGGGACTGGAAGGTCGCCTGGAGCTCTTTCATCACTACATGACGTCGGGCGGAATCCTGATGATGCTGAGTTTGATCGCTTTCTCGTTCGCCATTCTCGGAACCCCTCTGAAATGGAGAGCGGCAGCCTTGGCCAGCGGCGTGCTTATGCTTTTTCCGCTCGTTTTCACGTTCACGCGGAGTTCGTGGTTGGGGTTTCTTGCGGGATTCTTGATCATAGCGATCGCACACAGCAAGAAAGCCCTTCTGGGAGTCGGAATGATAATTGTCCTTTTCTGGCTTACTGCTTCACCCTCTCTGAAAGACAGGGCGAGCAGCATCTTCAACCCCTATCATCGGCACAACGTCGAAAGGGTCTGCATGTGGAAGGCGGGCATTCAGATAATCAAGGATCACCCGCTGGGTGGAGTGGGGGACGTGGATCTGGGGGAATGGTATGAGCGCTACAAACCGCCGGAAGCAAAGCAACGCGCGGGTCACCTTCATGACAATCTCATCATGTTCGGCGTAACACTCGGAGTACCCGGACTGGTTTTCTTTGTTGTGTTGTCTCTCAAGCTTCTCATTATGGAGTGGAAAATCCTTCGCTCCATCCCGAAAGAAGAATGGCTCTTGAAAAGCACGGTCCTCGGAGCTCTGGCTTCGTACGTCGGTTTTCAGATTAACGGGTTGTTCGAGTGGAATTTCGGCGACGCGGAGATCGCAATGCTGTTGTGGCTGACAGTGGGTCTGGCGCTGTCCGCACAGAAAATGGCGAGGCTTGCGGTGCTGTCCGGCGCAGGGCTTCCGTCCGGGAGGCGACCTTGA
- a CDS encoding glycosyltransferase: MRVALVHDWLTGMRGGEKCLEALCELFPSATLFTLVHVKGSVSETIEKMAIRTSFVQRLPLARKRYRSYLPLFPAAIEQLDLRRFDLVISSSHCVAKGVIPGADSVHVCYCNTPMRYVWAMYNEYFGGNRLRGIARLAIPFVASYLRTWDVASSQRVDAFVANSENVRKRIWRCYRRKAEVIFPPVDTDSTWLSTKDVGYFLIVSAFAPYKRLDLAVEAFNRLGERLVVIGSGQEEQRLKKMARSNVEFLGWVEPEDLRNYYADCRALIFPGEEDFGIVPVEAQCFGKPVIAFGRGGVLETVRGRWPSEIQERKQQKHTGIFFREQEVDQLVEALKKFDELEFDPGSIREHALQFDKTRFKSKMKEFIERQLSPGETNEGS; this comes from the coding sequence TTGAGAGTTGCGCTTGTTCACGACTGGCTCACAGGCATGCGTGGCGGGGAGAAGTGCCTCGAAGCGCTGTGTGAGCTTTTCCCCAGCGCAACGCTCTTTACCCTCGTGCATGTCAAAGGATCCGTCTCGGAAACCATCGAGAAGATGGCCATACGTACGTCGTTTGTGCAAAGACTTCCTCTTGCGCGGAAACGTTATCGAAGCTACCTGCCTCTTTTCCCCGCGGCGATTGAACAGCTGGACTTGCGGCGCTTCGATCTTGTTATTTCGTCGAGCCACTGCGTGGCCAAAGGTGTGATTCCTGGGGCGGATTCCGTCCACGTTTGCTACTGTAACACACCCATGCGGTACGTGTGGGCGATGTACAACGAGTACTTCGGGGGAAACCGGCTCCGCGGAATCGCAAGACTCGCAATTCCTTTCGTGGCGAGCTACTTGAGAACTTGGGACGTGGCCAGCAGTCAAAGAGTGGACGCCTTTGTTGCGAATTCAGAGAACGTGCGGAAAAGAATATGGCGCTGCTATCGCCGGAAGGCCGAAGTCATCTTTCCGCCGGTGGACACCGATAGCACCTGGCTATCCACAAAGGACGTCGGGTATTTTCTGATAGTCTCTGCCTTCGCACCATACAAGCGACTGGATCTTGCAGTCGAGGCATTCAATCGGCTTGGGGAGAGACTGGTCGTCATAGGCAGCGGCCAGGAAGAACAGAGACTCAAGAAGATGGCACGCTCCAACGTGGAGTTTCTCGGGTGGGTGGAGCCCGAGGATCTCAGGAACTACTACGCCGATTGTCGCGCCTTGATCTTTCCGGGAGAAGAGGATTTCGGCATCGTACCCGTTGAGGCGCAATGCTTCGGAAAGCCCGTGATTGCGTTCGGGAGGGGTGGTGTCCTCGAGACGGTGAGGGGGCGTTGGCCGTCCGAGATTCAAGAGAGGAAGCAGCAGAAACACACGGGGATTTTCTTCCGCGAGCAAGAAGTCGATCAGCTGGTGGAAGCTCTGAAGAAGTTCGACGAGCTTGAATTCGACCCCGGATCCATCCGGGAACACGCGCTTCAATTCGACAAGACTCGATTCAAGAGCAAGATGAAGGAATTCATTGAGCGGCAACTATCGCCCGGGGAGACGAATGAAGGGTCTTAG